CTGGTCGACGCCGGGCAGGAAGCCGGGGACGTCGACGAACGTCAGCACGGGTACGTTGAAGGCGTCACACGTACGGACGAACCGTGCGGCCTTCTCGCTCGCGTTGATGTCCAGGCAGCCCGCGAACTGCATCGGCTGGTTGGCGACGATGCCGACCGGAAAGCCCTCGACGCGTCCGAAGCCGGTGATGATGTTCGGCGCGAACAGGGCCTGGGTCTCCAGGAACTCGCCGTCGTCCAGCACATGCTCGATGGCGGTGTGCATGTCGTACGGCTGGTTCGCCGAGTCCGGGATGAGCGTGTCGAGCTCGCGGTCCTCGTCGGTGGTGGCGATGCCGGCCGTCTCGGGGAAGGCCGGCGCCTCGGAGAGGTTGTTCGAAGGCAGGTACGACAGCAGCGACTTGACGTACTCGATGGCGTCCTTCTCGTCGCCCGCCATGTGGTGTGCCACACCGGAGGTGGTGTTGTGCGTACGGGCGCCGCCCAGCTCCTCGAAGCCGACGTCCTCGCCGGTGACGGTCTTGATGACGTCGGGACCGGTGATGAACATGTGCGAGGTCTGGTCGACCATGACGGTGAAGTCGGTGATCGCGGGGGAGTAGACCGCGCCGCCCGCGCACGGTCCGACGATCAGCGAGATCTGCGGGATGACACCCGAGGCGTGCACATTGCGGCGGAAGATCTCGGCGAACAGTCCGAGCGCCGCCACGCCTTCCTGGATGCGGGCGCCGCCGCCGTCGTTGATGCCGATGACCGGGCAGCCGGTCTTCAGCGCGAAGTCCATCACCTTGACGATTTTCTCACCGTAGACCTCGCCGAGCGAGCCGCCGAAGATGGTGAAGTCCTGCGAGTACACGCAGATGGGACGGCCGTCGACCGTGCCGTAGCCGGTGACGACGCCGTCCCCGTACGGGCGGTTCTTCTCGATGCCGAAATTGGTGGAGCGGTGCCGGGCGAATTCGTCGAGCTCCACGAAGGAACCCTCGTCGAGCAGCAGGTCGATCCGCTCGCGGGCGGTCAGCTTGCCCTTCGCGTGCTGCTTCTCGACCGCGCGCGCGGAGCCCGCGTGCGTTGCTTCGTCGATACGGCGCTGCAGGTCCGCGATCTTGCCCGCGGTGGTGTGGATGTCGATCTCTTCCGGCTCGGACATCGGGTGGCGGCTCCCTGCCTGGTCACGGGGACGACTGTGCTGCTGATCAGGTGCCTGAACACCTACTGATCCGTAGCGTATCGGCGCGGATACGGTTCGGCAGTGCGTCGTTTGCCACACCTAGTCTGGCTTGCATGACACCTTCGGATGCGCCTCACAGCCGCTGGTCGGACCTGGACCGGCCGCCCCTGAACGTCCCCGCGCTGCGGCGCGGGCTGCTGCGGCCGGGCGGGCTGTGGGCCTCGCTCGACGTCGTGGAGACCACCGGGTCCACCAACACCGATCTCGCCCGGCGTGCGGCGGAGGGGCTCGCCGAAGGCGCCGTGCTGGTCGCCGAGGAGCAGACCGCGGGCCGCGGCCGCCTCGACCGCACCTGGACGGCTCCGGCCCGTTCGGGCCTGTTCTTCTCCGTCTTCCTGACGCCGGGCGAGGGCGTCCCCGTACAGCGGTGGGGCTGGCTGCCGCTGCTCGCCGGTGTCGCGACGGCGACGGGGCTGGCCCGCGCGGCGGGCGTCGACACGGCACTGAAGTGGCCCAACGACCTCCTGGTCGCTGTGGACGGCGAGGAACGCAAGACGGGCGGCATCCTGGCCGAACGCGCCGGGAACGGCGTAGTCGTCGGCATCGGCCTCAACGTCTCCCTGCGCGCCGATGAACTCCCCGCTCCGGGGGCCGGGTCCCTGGCCATGGCCGGAGCGGTCTCCACCGACCGGGAGACGCTGCTGCGGGGCGTACTGCGCTCCCTGGACCACTGGTACGAGCAGTGGCGCGCGGCGGGCGGCGACGCGGCGGCGAGCGGTCTGCAGGAGGCGTACGCGGCGGGCTGCGCGACGCTCGGGCAAACGGTACGGGCCCAGCTGCCGGGCGAGCGCACGCTCACCGGCGAGGCCGTGGCGATCGACGGCGACGGCCGGCTGGTCCTGTCCACCGACGACGGCCTCCAGGAACCCGTGTCGGCGGGCGACATCGTGCACCTGCGGGGCGCCGGGGGCGGCCTGACCTGAGGGGCGGCGCGCACGTCCGGCGCAGGGCGGGCGCCACCCGGGAACGTTCCGGGACGACCGAGGGACGTGAGCCACGGCACACCTGCCGTATCGTTGAGGCCGATCCACCGACAGATCGGCAGGGCAGTGCGCAGGGAACGGGCAGGAGGCGGCTGGTGACCGTCGACGACACGACCTCCGGTGCGGGCGCGGAGCCCCCGTCGGAACCCTCGGTCCACCCGACGCCGCATCACGAAGTCGACCATACGGCGGAACCGACCGACGACCCCCTCGCGATCCGGCTGGAACAGCTGATCCTGGGCGCCGACCGTCGCTACACGCCGTTCCAGGCGGCCCGTACCGCCGGTGTCTCGATGGACCTGGCCTCCCGCTTCTGGCGGGCCATGGGCTTCGCCGACATCGGGCAGGCCAGGGCGCTCACCGAGGCCGATGTGCTGGCGCTGCGCCGGCTCGCCGGTCTCGTCGAGGCGGGGCTGCTCAGCGAGCCGATGGCGATCCAGGTGGCCCGGTCCACCGGGCAGACCACCGCCCGGCTGGCGGAGTGGCAGATCGACTCATTCCTGGAGGGGCTGACCGAGCCGCCCGAGCCCGGAATGACCCGGACCGAGGTCACGTACCCGCTGGTCGAGCTGCTCCTCCCGGAGCTGGAGGAGTTCCTGGTGTACGTGTGGCGGCGCCAGCTGGCCGCCGCCACCGGCCGGGTCGTGCAGGCCGCCGACGACGAGGAGATGGTCGACCGGCGCCTGGCCGTCGGCTTCGCCGACCTCGTCGGGTTCACCCGGCTGACCCGGCGGCTGGAGGAGGCGGAGCTCGGCGAGCTGGTCGAGTCGTTCGAGACCACCTGCGCCGACCTGGTCGCCGCCCACGGCGGCCGGCTCATCAAGACCCTCGGTGACGAGGTCCTCTACGCCGCCGACGACGCGGGCACCGCGGCCGAGATCGCGCTGCGGCTGATAGAGGCGATGGCCCAGGACGAGACCATGCCCGCGCTGCGCGTCGGCATCGCCTTCGGCACGGTCACCACCCGAATGGGCGATGTCTTCGGTACGACGGTGAACCTCGCCAGCCGGCTGACCTCGATAGCGCCGAAGGACGCCGTGCTGGTGGACGGGGCGTTCGCACAGGAGCTGACCCGTACCGGCGACGCTCCGGCCTCCGAGGCGCAGGCAGCCGAGGAGGCCGCGGTCGCCGAGAAGGAGCGCCAGGAGGGCGTGGAGCCGGTGGCCGTGCCCAGGTACCGCTACGGGCTGCAGCCGATGTGGCAGCGCCCGGTGCGCGGCCTCGGCGTCGTGGAGCCGTGGCTGCTGGCGCGCCGGGGCACGCCCTGACGGCACCCCGGACCGCCGTGCGGGCATCGCCCCGACCGCCCTGCGGGGGCGATGCATAGGATCCCTCCGGTAACGCTCGTTAACCGGAGGGGTGCAGTCATGACCGTCACGTCCGAGCAGCGGTTCGGGGAATTCGTCGTCGTACGGGTCCACGAGGGGCAGGAGCACGTCGCCGAGCTGGTCCTGGACCGGACCGGGGCGATGAACGCCGTGTCCACGGACATGGCCCGCTCGATCGCCGCCGCCTGCGCCGCGCTCGCCGCCGACCCGGGCGTACGGGTCACCGTCCTCACCTCCAGCCATGAGCGGGCCTTCTGCGTGGGCGCGGACCTGAAGGAGCGCAATTCCTTCACCGACGCCGATCTGCTGCGCCAGCGCCCCACCGCCCGCGCCGCGTACACCGGCGTGCTCGAACTGCCGATGCCGACGATCGCGGCCGTGCACGGCTTCGCGCTCGGCGGCGGATTCGAGCTGGCCCTGTCCTGCGATCTGATCGTCGCCGACAGTACGGCCGTGGTGGGCCTGCCCGAGGTGTCGGTGGGTGTCATTCCGGGCGGTGGCGGTACGCAGCTGCTGCCGCGGCGGATCGGTGCGGCAGCCGCCGCCGAGCTGGTCTTCACGGCCCGCCGGGTGGAGGCGGCCGAGGCCCGTGCCGCGGGGCTGGTCGATGAGCTGGTGGAGGCGGGGCGGGACCGCGAGGCCGCGCTGGCCCTGGCGGGCCGGATCGCCGCCAACTCCCCGGTGGGGCTGCGGGCGGCCAAGCGGGCGCTGCGGCTCGGGCAGGGCCTCGATCTGCGGGCCGGACTCGAAGTCGAGGACGCCGCCTGGCGGTCGGTGGCCTTCTCCGGCGACCGGGCCGAGGGTGTGGCCGCGTTCAACGAGAAGCGGAAGCCGAACTGGCCGGGCGAGTGATGCGGTGTGGTGTGTTCATGGGGGACGCGCACAGGACACGCAACGGATGTTGCCGATGTCGCAAACTGATCAAACCACTGCAAAGCTACATAAGCTGTAGCGATGGGTGGTGATGATGCGCGGCTGCGGGCCGTGGTTTCGCTTGCGCAGATGATGGCGGCGGCACACACCCCGCGGGGGTCGTGGCGAGCGGCCGCGCTGGGGGCGTGCGAGGCACTCGGCGGCAGTTTCGCCGCGCTGTCCGTGTGGGAGCGCGATCGCGGACGGCTGCGCGTGCTGGTGAACGCGGGCGAACGGGCCGAAGGGGAGGAGGAGTTCCCCGAGGAGGAGACGTATCCGGTGCACCAGTTCCCGGAGATCACGGAATTCCTGCACGAACGGTGGGCCGGGGGCGGCGAGCCGGACGCCTGGGTGGAGACCGCCGACGGCCCGGCGCGGCGCCCGCCGGACGGGGAGGCGGGGGTGCGGGGGTACGGGCGTGTGTACGGCCGCCGGCGGGTGGCGGCCCTGCGCCGGCGCGGGCGCGGCTGCTGCGTGGTCGCGCCGATCGTGCTGCGCGGGCGGGCCTGGGGCGAGCTGTATGTGGCCCGTCCGGTGGGGGCGCCCGTGTTCGGGCGGGAGGACGCGGACTTCGCGACCGTGCTGGCCGCCGTCGTCGCCGCCGGGATCGCGCAGACCGAGCGGCTCGAAGAGGTCCGCAAGCTCGCCTTCACCGATCCGCTGACCGGGCTGGCCAACCGCCGGGCCGTCGACGTGCGGCTCGACGAGGCGGTGGAACTGCACCGGACGGACGGGGCGGTGGTGAGCCTGGTCGTCTGCGACCTCAACGGTCTCAAGCGGGTCAACGACACCCATGGCCATGCGGTGGGCGACCGCCTGCTGGAACGTTTCGGCTCGGTGCTGTCCCGCTGCGGAGCCATGTTGCCGGGCGCGCTCGCGGCCCGGCTCGGCGGTGATGAGTTCTGTCTGCTTGCGGTGGGCCCCGAGGCGGACGAGGTTATCCGGGTGGCCACCGAACTCTGCGAACGGGCGGCCGAGTTGGAGCTGGGTGACGGGGTGGCGTGCGGGATCGCGTCGACCGGCGATCCGATCGGCCCGGTGGTGTCGGCGCGACGGCTGTTCCGGCTGGCGGACGCGGCCCAGTACCGGGCGAAGGCGGCCCGCTCCACGAAGCCGGTGGTGGCGGGGCGCGACGGCGAGGTGATCCGGCTCGCCGACGCACCGCCCAAGTCCCCGCACGACCGCCGCCATCTGCGCGGCAGCCGCCCCTGACCGTGTGACCGGATCGGTAAGGGGTCAACCGCACAACCACTAGTGACATGAAGGGATTCAATCCGTACGCTTCTGAATATGGATATGCATACAGTCGTGGTGGGGACGTCCGGTACCACCGCTCAGGACGTCATCGCCGTGGCCCGCGGCAACGCTCGCGTCGAGCTCTCCGAGGCCGCCGTGAGCGCACTCGCCGCCTCCCGCGAGATCGTGGAGGCGCTCGCCGCCAAGCCCGAACCGGTCTACGGCGTCTCCACCGGCTTCGGAGCGCTGGCCAGCCGGCACATCAGCCACGAGCTGCGCGCACAGCTACAGCGCAACATCGTCCGCTCGCACGCCGCCGGCATGGGCCCGCGGGTCGAGCGCGAGGTCGTGCGCGCCCTGATGTTCCTGCGGCTCAAGACGGTCGCCTCCGGGCACACCGGCGTACGGCCCGCGGTCGCCCGGACCATGGCCGACGTCCTCAACGCGGGCATCACCCCCGTCGTCCACGAGTACGGCTCGCTCGGCTGCTCCGGTGACCTGGCCCCGCTCTCCCACTGCGCCCTGACGCTGATGGGCGAGGGCGACGCGGAGGGCCCCGACGGCACCGTGCGCCCCGCGGGCGAGCTGCTCGCCGCCCATGGCATCACCCCGGTCGAACTGCGCGAGAAGGAGGGCCTCGCCCTCCTCAACGGCACCGACGGCATGCTCGGCATGCTCGTCATGGCCCTCGCAGACCTGAAGAACCTCTACACCTGCGCCGACATCACCGCCGCCCTCTCCCTGGAGGCGCTGCTCGGCACGGACAAGGTCCTCGCCCCGGAACTGCACGCCATCCGCCCGCACCCGGGCCAGGGCGTCAGCGCCGACAACATGCTGCGGGTCCTGGCCGGGTCCGGCCTCACCGGCCACTTCCAGGAGGACGAGGCGCCGCGCGTGCAGGACGCCTACTCCGTGCGCTGCGCCCCCCAGGTCAACGGCGCCGGCCGCGACACCCTCGACTACGCCGCCGTCGTCGCGGCCCGCGAGCTGGCCTCCTCCGTCGACAACCCCGTCGTGCTCCCCGAGGGCCGGGTCGAGTCCAACGGGAACTTCCACGGCGCCCCCGTCGCGTACGTACTCGACTTCCTGGCGATCGTCGCCGCCGACCTCGGTTCGATCACCGAGCGCCGCACCGACCGGCTGCTGGACAAGAACCGCTCGCACGGGCTGCCGCCGTTCCTCGCCGACGACGCCGGTGTGGACTCGGGCCTGATGATCGCCCAGTACACCCAGGCCGCCCTGGTCAGCGAGATGAAGCGGCTCGCCGTCCCCGCCTCGGCCGACTCGATCCCGTCCTCCGCCATGCAGGAGGACCACGTCTCCATGGGCTGGTCGGCGGCGCGCAAGCTCCGTACCGCCGTCGACAACCTCGCCCGGATCGTCGCCGTCGAGCTGTACGCGGCGACCCGCGCCGTCGAGATCCGCGCCGCCCGGGGCCTCACCCCCGCCCCCGCCTCGCAGGCCGCCATCCGGGCGCTGCGCGCGGCGGGCGTCCAGGGGCCGGGGCCGGACCGCTTCCTGGCACCGGACCTGGCCGCGGCGGACGCGTTCGTACGCGCGGGCAAGCTGGTCGCGGCGGTCGAGCCGGTGACGGGACCGCTGGCCTGAGTCAGAGGACGTCGGCGCGGCGTGCCGAGTAGGTGACGAACGCCGCGCCGATGCCCAGGAACGCCGTGCCGCCGATCAGATACGGGGTGGTGTCGACCCCGGTCCCGGTGTCGGCGAGCCTCGGACCGGTTCCGGTGTCCACGGCCGCGGTGACCGGCCGGCTCTGCGCACCCGGTCCGCCGGCCGACTCGTCCGTCGCGTTGGCGGACGGGACGAACCACAGAGCGGCCAGCAACGTGCCCGCGGCGGTGGCGGTCAGAAGCGGGCGGCGAGCAGCGACCACGGAATCGATCCCCCTTGTCACAGCCGTGAGTTAGGCCTGTACGCCGATGCTAGTGAAAGCAGCGGGTCGCAGGAAAGTCGCGAGGGCGGGCAGCTTACGCTCCGTCACATGAGTACTTCTGAGACATCACGGTTTGTTCGACTACGCGTCGAAATGGTGCTGGAGATCACGGACCCCGAGGCCCTCAGCGGCACCGCGCTGGAGTCCATCGCCGCCGAGTTCGGGGAGCCCGGCGCAGAGTCCGCCGAGGAACGCCTGCAGGCCGAGGCGGCCGTACGGGATGACGGCGCGGAGGCCCTCGCCTCCCTCGTCGATCCGTTCGACCTGGTCAGCGAGGTGCCGGGGGTCGAGCTCGCCCAGGCATCCTGGAGCAGCGAGATCGTCGACTACGACCCGGAGGACCCCGACGCCTGGGACCTCGACGAGGACGGGGATGAGTACGAGGAGTACTTCGAGGAGGGCGCCGACGGCGTCCCGCACAATGGGGAGGACGACGGCGAGCACAGCGGCGTGAGCGGCGGTGCGGAGCGGCGGGTCTAGCAGCTGGTGAGCCACCGGCCCCGGCCCGCTTCCCGCGGGCCGGGGCCGTGGTGCCCGTATACGTGATCGGCGGCGGGAACCACCGCTGTCACGGGTGCGTCGATGAGTGTTGTTCCCCACATCCATTTTGGATGTGGAACCTGGAACCCTTTCCATGGGTTCTACGGACATTGACGGGTTTCGCCGTTCGGCGGCGGCTCTGCTCGGGGTTTTTGGGGATTCGGCAACGATGGAGAAGCGTGTGATGACGGACAGCAAGCGGCGCAAAGGCCTGATGGCCGCGTCCGCACTGCTTGGCGGCGTTCTTGTGCTCACTGCCTGCAACGACAGCGGCGCGAGCGGCACCAGTGCCGAGAGCTCCAAGAAGTCGCAGGCGGCCGAGGTCGACAAGGCGGCCGCCCAGGACGCGTCGGAAGCGCAGATCACGATCTCGCCGAAGAACGGCGCGACCAACGCGAGCATCAACAACGACGCCAAGGTCACCGTCGCCAAGGGCACGCTCTCCCAGGTCACCATGACCACCTCGGCCGGTGTGGCCGTCAAGGGCACGCTCGCCGCCGACGGCACGAGCTGGAAGCCGGACGTCCAGCTGGAGCGCTCGACCACGTACAAGATCAACGCGACGGCCAAGGACTCCAAGGGCCGCGAGGCGCACGAGAACTCCTCGTTCACCACCGTCTCGCCCGCCAACAGCTTCATAGGAAACTTCACGCCCGAGGACGGCTCCACGGTCGGCGTCGGCATGCCGGTCTCGATCAACTTCAACAAGCCGATCACGGACAAGAAGGCCGTCCAGGACGGCATCACCGTGACGTCCAGCAGCGGCCAGCCGGTCGTCGGCCACTGGTTCAACTCGCAGCGGCTCGACCTGCGCCCGGAGAACTACTGGCAGGGCGGCTCCACCGTCACGCTGAAGCTGGCGCTGGACGGCGTCGAGGGCGCGGACGGCGTGTTCGGTGTACAGCAGAAGACCGTCACCTTCAAGGTCGGCCGCAACCAGGTATCGACGGTCGACGCGAGCACGAAGACGATGACCGTCACCCAGGACGGCAAGACGATCAAGACCATCCCGATCTCTTCCGGCTCCCCCGACAACCCCACGTACAACGGGCAGATGGTGATCTCCGAGAAGTTCAAGGAGACCCGGATGAACGGTGCGACGGTCGGCTTCACCGACGACGACGGCAAGGGCGAGTACGACATCAAGGACGTGCCGCACGCCATGCGGCTGTCCACCTCGGGCACCTTCATCCACGGCAACTACTGGGGCGCGCGGTCGATCTTCGGCAGCGTCAACACCAGCCACGGCTGTGTCGGCCTCGCCGACGTCAAGGGCGCGAACGACGCCAACCAGCCCGCCGCGTGGTTCTACAACAACTCCATCGTCGGCGACGTGGTCATCGTCAAGAACTCCCCGGACAAGACCATCACGCCCGACAACGGCCTCAACGGCTGGAACATGAGCTGGGCGGAGTGGACGGCGGGTTCGCAGGCCTGACCCGCCCGCCCGCACCACTCCTCACGCATCTGCCCGCACGTCCCGAATTCCGTACGGAGGCGGCGGCACCCCGGATCCCCTCGGATCCGCGGAGCCGCCGCCTCCGGCGTTCTCATCCGGCTCTCATCGTGGCCTTAACCCACCATCACAACCCGTCCATAGCCTCACGCCATGTACTTCACCTACCTCCGGCGCGAGCTGCGCCGCCGCAGAAAGGCGGCGCTGGTCGTCGCCTCGGGACTGGCCCTGGGCATCGCGCTGGTCATCATCGTCAGCTCGGTCTCCTCCGGCATGAGCAAGGCCCAGGACAAGGTCCTGGAATCGCTGTACGGACTCGGTACGGACATGACGGTCACCAAGGCCGCCGCCGCACCCGGCTCCGCCAACGCCCGCCCGAAGTTCGAGTTCGACGCCAAGGGCAACGACGACGACTCGACGCAGAGCAGCGACCGGGTCCTGGCCCAGGGCTTCCAGACACTGGCCTCCTCCACCGTCGACACGATCGGCAAGCAGGACGGCGTCGCGGACGCAGTCGGCGGGCTCAGCCTCAACGTCATGAAGGTCGACGGCCAGTTCAAGCGGGGCGAGTTCAGGCAGGAGCAGGGCGCCGGGCAGAGCGGCCCGAGCGGTCCCGGCGGACAGGGCGGCGCCACACAGCCGCAGGGCGAGGTCAGGGGCGGCGGTGCCTCCTTCGACGTCAACTCCTACAGCGTGTACGGCACCGACGTCACCAAGCAGGACCTCGGCCCGCTGACCTCCTCGAAGATCACCAAGGGCCGTACGTTCAAGGCCGCCGAGACCGACGCGAAGGTCGCGGTCGTCGACGCCGCGTACGCCAAGGAGAAGAAGCTCGACGTCGGCAAGACCGTGACCATCTCCGGGACCAAGTACGAGATCGTCGGTGTCTCGACGGCGGACAGCGGTGACGCCGCCGCCAACCTCTACATCCCGCTGAAGCAGGCACAGACCCTCGCCGACTCGAAGAACAAGGTCACCACGGTCTATGTGAAGGCCGCCGACTCGCAGCAGATCGACCAGGTCAAGTCGACCATCCAGAAGAACATCTCCGGCACGACCGTCACCACCTCCGCCGACCTCGCCGACACCGTCTCCGGCTCCCTGTCCACCGCCTCCGACCTGGCCTCCAGCGTCGGCAAGTGGCTGTCGATCGCGGTGCTGGTCGCCGCCTTCCTGGTGGCCGGCCTGCTCACCTCCTCGGCGGTCAGCCGCCGCGTACGGGAGTTCGGCACGCTCAAGGCGCTCGGCTGGAAGAGCGGGCGGGTCACCCGCCAGGTCGTCGGCGAGGCCCTCATCAACGGGCTGCTGGGCGGAGTGCTCGGCATCGCGGTCGGTCTCGCCGGCGCGTACGTCGTGACCGCGATCAGCCCCACCCTCACCGCACAGCTGGGCTCCTCCGGCGGCGGCATGGGCGGCGGCGGGATGGGCGGCGGGATGGGCGGCCGGTTCATGACCGGACCGGGCGGTTCGGGCGCGGCCAAGACGCTCGACGTCGCGCTGACCGCGCCCGTCTCGCTCTCCGTCATCCTCATCGCCGTCGCGCTGGCCGTGGCTGGCGGGCTGATCGCCGGTACGTTCGGCGGCTGGCGGGCCTCCCGGCTGCGCCCCGCCGACGCCCTGCGCCGCGTCGAGTAACCCTCCCGGCGCCCCATCCCACCTCGTTCCAGCAGGAGTTGACCCATGTACACACTCAGAGACGTGACCAAGCGCTATACGCGCGGCAAATCCACCGTCGACGCGCTCGGCGGTGTCGATCTGACCATCGAGGACGGCGGGCGGCTGGTCATCCAGGGCCCCACAGGCGGCGGCAAGTCCACGCTGCTGCAGATGCTCGGCGGCCTCGACCGCCCCACGAGCGGCAGCGTCGAACTCGACGGCGTCGACCTCGCGAAGCTCAGCGAGGCCAGGCTCACCAAGGTGCGCGCCCAGAACATCGGCTTCGTCTTCCAGAGCTTCAACCTCATCCCGACGCTCACCGCCCAGGAGAACGTCGAGACCGCGCTCGTGCCGCTGGGCGGCAAGGCGGCCGAACGGCGCAGGCGGGCCGCCGAGGCACTGGACTCCGTCGGACTCGGTGAACGGCTCGGCCATCTGCCCGGCGAGATGTCCGGCGGCCAGCAGCAGCGCGTGGCGATCGCCCGGGCCCTGGTCAAGCAGCCGAAGGTGCTGCTCGCCGACGAGCCCACCGGCAACCTCGACGAGTCGATGCGCGACGAGGTCATGGAGGTGCTGGAGACCATGTGGAAGGAGCACGGCCTGACCTTCATCATGGTCACGCACGACAGCGCCATCGCCCGCCGTGCACCGAGACTGGCGACGATCCGCAAGGGCCGGGTCACGATCACGGAGAACGCGGCGGCCTGAGAGAGGCCTACGGGGGCGTGCGGCTTATCAGCGGTGGTTGGCGGCTGTGGCGTTCCGGTGGGTGGTGAGGTCGCTGTGGCGGACCTGGCGCAGACCCATCGGATCGTCGTTGCCGCTGCTCCAGAAGGCGCTGAGGGGGAGTGCGCCGGGGCCCGTGAGGTACGAGCGCAGCGCGTACCAGGGCTGCAGCGGCAGCCGGCACAGCCCGTACAGCCAGCGCCGCATCAGCTGCCCGGGGCCCGGGCGTCCGGCGTCGGGCAGTCTGACCACCCGTATCCCCATGATCAGTTTGCCCGCGCCGGCCCCGGCGACGGCGGTGAGGACCACCTGATTGAGGAACGAGAACGCGAGTGTCGGGCCGAGCAGCAGACCGACGGCCGCGGGAACACCGGCCGCGTCCACGTGCGGCCGGGCCAGTAAGCCGCCGCCGACCAGACAGAGGTAGCAGTCGAGGCCGACGGCGAGATAGCGGCGCATGTCACCCACGCGCGGCGGGACACGGGGCGCGGCACGCTGCCCGGGGACGGGCGGGAGAGCCGGACGGGCGTACGGCCCCGCGCGTCCGGGGTTTCCGTGTTTGCGCGGCATCCGGCCGGCCGGTGAAGCCGGCCAGGAACAGTTCCGGGTACGTCTGTGCCCCCGCGACGTGGTCATGGCGAAATCATGTCTGATTGTCCGTCACCGTGTGCCCAGGACCGCACTCCTGCTTCACCGTGGGCCGCATTAATCTCGCAGTCATGACCGTCGCCATCACCGCCATGATCACGGCAGTAGCCGGGGTGCTCGGCACCCTCTTCGCCCCGGTGCTCGCGCAGCGGCTGTCCGTACGCCAGCGGGCCGAGGAGGCCCGACTCGCCGGTGAACAGCGGAAGTTCGAGGAGCGGCGCACCCAGTACACGGCCATGAACCGGGCGTCCCGGCAGTTCCACACCCTCCTCAAGGACGCCCTGCACCGCATCCGCGACGGCGTCTACACGGACCAGGAACGCACCCAGCTCGAAGAGGCCCGCCTGGACCACCGCGACCGCTACGCCGAGGCGCAGATGATCGTCCCCGAACGGATACTGCAGGCATCGCGCGACCTCAACCGGGTACTCGCCGCAGGTGACGCCGCCATCAAACGCCTCGACCGGCGCCTGGCCCGGGACGGCGAGAGCGTCGAACGGGCCCTGGAGGAGCTGAGAGCGGCCGACCCCTGCCTCGACACGATGCGGGAACTGATGCGCCAGGACCTGGGTGTCACCGAGTGAACCCACCGGTAGGCCCTAGCAGGACCCGAACGGCCACAGCCGATAGCGCGAGTCCAGCCGGTACTCGCCGC
This sequence is a window from Streptomyces sp. NBC_01217. Protein-coding genes within it:
- a CDS encoding L,D-transpeptidase translates to MEKRVMTDSKRRKGLMAASALLGGVLVLTACNDSGASGTSAESSKKSQAAEVDKAAAQDASEAQITISPKNGATNASINNDAKVTVAKGTLSQVTMTTSAGVAVKGTLAADGTSWKPDVQLERSTTYKINATAKDSKGREAHENSSFTTVSPANSFIGNFTPEDGSTVGVGMPVSINFNKPITDKKAVQDGITVTSSSGQPVVGHWFNSQRLDLRPENYWQGGSTVTLKLALDGVEGADGVFGVQQKTVTFKVGRNQVSTVDASTKTMTVTQDGKTIKTIPISSGSPDNPTYNGQMVISEKFKETRMNGATVGFTDDDGKGEYDIKDVPHAMRLSTSGTFIHGNYWGARSIFGSVNTSHGCVGLADVKGANDANQPAAWFYNNSIVGDVVIVKNSPDKTITPDNGLNGWNMSWAEWTAGSQA
- a CDS encoding ABC transporter permease, which codes for MYFTYLRRELRRRRKAALVVASGLALGIALVIIVSSVSSGMSKAQDKVLESLYGLGTDMTVTKAAAAPGSANARPKFEFDAKGNDDDSTQSSDRVLAQGFQTLASSTVDTIGKQDGVADAVGGLSLNVMKVDGQFKRGEFRQEQGAGQSGPSGPGGQGGATQPQGEVRGGGASFDVNSYSVYGTDVTKQDLGPLTSSKITKGRTFKAAETDAKVAVVDAAYAKEKKLDVGKTVTISGTKYEIVGVSTADSGDAAANLYIPLKQAQTLADSKNKVTTVYVKAADSQQIDQVKSTIQKNISGTTVTTSADLADTVSGSLSTASDLASSVGKWLSIAVLVAAFLVAGLLTSSAVSRRVREFGTLKALGWKSGRVTRQVVGEALINGLLGGVLGIAVGLAGAYVVTAISPTLTAQLGSSGGGMGGGGMGGGMGGRFMTGPGGSGAAKTLDVALTAPVSLSVILIAVALAVAGGLIAGTFGGWRASRLRPADALRRVE
- a CDS encoding ABC transporter ATP-binding protein — protein: MYTLRDVTKRYTRGKSTVDALGGVDLTIEDGGRLVIQGPTGGGKSTLLQMLGGLDRPTSGSVELDGVDLAKLSEARLTKVRAQNIGFVFQSFNLIPTLTAQENVETALVPLGGKAAERRRRAAEALDSVGLGERLGHLPGEMSGGQQQRVAIARALVKQPKVLLADEPTGNLDESMRDEVMEVLETMWKEHGLTFIMVTHDSAIARRAPRLATIRKGRVTITENAAA
- a CDS encoding RDD family protein; the protein is MRRYLAVGLDCYLCLVGGGLLARPHVDAAGVPAAVGLLLGPTLAFSFLNQVVLTAVAGAGAGKLIMGIRVVRLPDAGRPGPGQLMRRWLYGLCRLPLQPWYALRSYLTGPGALPLSAFWSSGNDDPMGLRQVRHSDLTTHRNATAANHR